CAAATCTTCAGAACCAGGCAGATTTGGTCATGAAGGAATATTTGTTAGCAGATAATTCCATGTACATACATTATCGGTGGCAATTTTGGATATTGTATCAGTTagtttacttaattaattagttgcTTTAGGATCTTTAGGCTAATTAGCAAGTTGTAGTGATCTTAGACTAATTAATCATTCCCTAATAGGTTAAATATCCTTCTAGCTTAAATTTAAGTTGATTTTGGTCATTGCCTTGCTTTAGTCTATCATCAAAAGTAGTAATCAGGTGGATCAATAGTCACACTTGCTGCTTATATCACTCACCCTGAACTTACTAGGCCCTTTACAGTTAATTAGTCTTGCTTTCTTcaccattttttttaagttcTCTTAGTGTCATTTGTTAAAAGGATTGCCATAGTATCCATCCTCACACATTGTGTTCTTTATCTATCTAAATCcaagaaaaagtaaatcatGCTATTGCATTCTCAGTTCCTTTTACCATTGTGGCAAGTTGATGCCTATATGatttgttcttgtgttttacATGATTAAATTTCTGTCAACGTCATCTCAAGTTACTTTTCAAGTCTCAGTCTGCTATGTCCCCTCTGTTTTTTAATTTCAGTTTTCATTATTTGATGGGAATAACATTGCATCAGGATGTGGGTAGCCTTTCTACCTTCTTATACAGGTTAAACTGTTTGTTGCTAGTGTTTATTCTTCTGGTTCAGGTAATTTGTATTATATGGCATTGATATCCATTAGCAAAATCAAGTTATCGGTTCTGGTTGTTGTAATTCTCAAAAGAATTGCTCCCACACACTTCATTCATCTTGCCTGTCTTATAAGTTCGTTTACTGCTATTTTTCTGCATAAAAAATGAACGAAAAAGGAGGTCTTAAGAAATGATGTTGACCTCACACAAGGGTCAAAGTCCTTTGAAAAAGAAGGGTTTGACAAAGAAAAGTTTTTTTAAGCATTATTAGCGActtaaaactctttttttttctttccgtttttttttttttgttaattttggttttcattctCTCCGATGCTATTTTCTAGAAACCCTTGTACCCAtgctttctttttcattttttagctCAGTCCACACATCTCTTCTCCTCTCACAGTCACTTATATCTATTTGACTGTTCCACCACTGGCTAGCAACACAAAAACAGCAACTTCAGTCAAAGTGACCTCTCCAACCAACAACCTTGCTTTgccctctttctctcttttctgcAAAGAGCCCAaaactattattttattgttctgaTTTCTGTTGTTTCTAAGTGTTCTTTGTGTGCTGAAATTTGTGccatttgtttttgaatttttttacttgttcagaaattctttttatttattctttaatttcaatgaGTAGATAGAACTTTATTTTGTATTACAGAAAGTTTCTGAAAATTTCCTTTTGTACTAGTGTCTGTGCATCATAGCAAAGTATATCTCGTTGCACCTTGAGTACGGAGAGAAGAGATGGCTGGGCAATCAGATCCTGAGCTTTCACTGTTTTCAGCAGAGGaggtattttaaaattttttggtcCTTTGCTCCGCTACATTCTTTGACATTGTTGACAGAATCACAGATTATTAATATGTTATGGTTTGGTCATCATGCAGCTTGAGTTCATTGCTGAGGATGAGATTGTGGACATTGTGCCCAATCTCAAGATGGGTCCTCTTAATTTCATCTCTGTAAGCAATAACCAATAAATGGAGTGTCTCAACACTAATTCCTTTTACACACAGGGCATTGTTATTTACTTAGTTTTTCATAACAATGGCAGGGAGATTTTGGCCCATTTATCCCACAGATTGTTGCCCAAGTACCGCTTTGGCTGGCTGTTGCATTAAAAAAGAGGGGCAAGTGCTCCATTTGCCCTCCTCAATGGATGTGTGTTGGTGAGCTTCTCTTTTCACATCTctatccattttattttctttcaatcttAGTGGTCGCAATGTTTCAGACCTGCAAGCCCATAcgtattattttttcttttacaacCTATAATTGAGAAACCAAAAAGATAGAATAAATGAAGGAAATTTAAAGGATGTGTTTGAACTAATATTTTTGAACTTCTAGCAatattctctcttattttgcACTGTGGACATTGGGTGCAAGTTTTTCTTAAATACCATTTTGGGGTATAGCGGAATTAAGCTAAAGTTTATGAGCACCATATTACAAAGTGTTTGTGAATCAAGTCAAATCTTATAAGCACCATTAGATACATACCATTTTAGGTACTTGATTAAGTTAGAGGCATTGACAGGTACTAATTAGGAACAGAGATCAAATGGCCATTGATACATTCCCTTAATTTGGTATAGGTTTAGTGATCATAGATAATTTGGTTACTCTATTTCTATGGAATTGAATTAGGAATTTAGTAAGTTCTCTTAAAGTTATGTTGAATCCGCCTATGCTACACCTTCGGAACATAGCCGATTccaagcccggataaaggaggagggttgtgttaggctTTCGACAACCAACATAAAAACTGAGTCAAATCTTCATGACGTGGATCAAAAAACGTTATTGTATTAAAACTAGGTCGTTTCCCAGAAGCAACCCGCTGTATGGCTCGCTTATAATGTTAAATGAGCAAGAGCCATTGCATCGGTACCCGGGTGTAGTATTAAATGAGTAAGGGTTCTcgcgttttcgtgaacggacgagggtaaagctagttcacaaagaaAAAGGTAAAGGTAAAGGTTGGAGCGACAGAAGGTTGAGttttgggacatggaacatgGACACTCTAACAGGAAAATCTATGGAGGTAGTGGATACAAGAGGAAGATTAACATCATGTGTctacaagaaacaaaatgggTCGGCGCGAAGGCTAGAAAGTTGGATACCTCTGggttcaaactttggtatacagaaaaggtgaagaataggaatgagATAGGTATTATCGTGGATAAGTAGTGGAAGGACATAGTGGATGGCAAGAGGATGGGtgatcggatcatctctatcaaacttgtgttGGAAGGAGGTATTTTTCATGTGATTAGCACCTATGCACCGCAAGTAGGTTCGGACGAGCAAtacaagataaggttttggaAGGATCTAAAGAGTTTGGTCCAAGACATGCCTTCGGGAGATAAGTTTTTCTTAGGAGATTTAAATGGTCTTGTTGGGAGAGAAGTGAATGGGTATGTAAGTATTTATGGAGGCTATGCTATCAGGGTGGTCAATAccgagggtaaaactattttggactttttttCAACCGTTGACCTTCTCATCGCAGATacttgttttaaaaagagagatgaacatcttataacctataagagtggcatgacaagctctcaaatcgactttttcttgttgaggagagtcgaccgaaaattttgcattaattgtaaaattattacgggagagagtttaacaacacaacatatgatgctcgtcatggatttttgcgttgagcaaaagttgagAAAAAGACATAATACGAAAAATTCAAGGACGAGATGGTGGCAGATGAAAGGCAAGGAACAAAAAAATTTCCTAAGACGGataggagaagaggcaaagtgggaATGGGATGAAAGCGCGGAGGAGATGTAGAGGGAGATgacagaagttattagaagaacagtaaaaaaaaagttttgggGAATTTAGAAGGATAGGAGCAAGAGATAAGGAATCTTGGTGGTGGAATGTGAGTgtacaagaaaaaataaagacagAACGGGAGTGTTTTAAAGAGTGGTTTTTGTGCCGTAACGCAGATAATTggaaaaaatataaggcggctaagaaagacaaaagtggctgtaagtgaagcaagaacaatGACATATGAGGGTTTCTATCAGTCTTTAGGCacgaaggaagaagaaaaatgtttatatagaatcgcaaagagccgtgaaagaaaaatagaaggcttggatcaggttaagtgcataaaagATAAAGAGGGAGAGGTTTTGGCTCAAGATGAGAAGATCAATGAAAtgtggaagagctacttctacgagttatttaattaAGGGCAGAGGATTCTTCTGAGTCTTGGTCGGTTATGCACGAGGGAAAAAGATCAAAATTTCGATTACTATCAAAGGGTTCGAGATTTCGGGttaaaagaggctctaaagcggatgaaaaatggcagggcaaTAGGACTCGATAATATTCCGATTAAAGTTTGAAAAGGCCTTGGAGAAAAAGGCATAATTGGTTAACCAAGTTTTTTAATAAGATTTTAAGATCAATGAAGATGTCAGAtaagtggagaaagagcaccttggtacctatctataAGAATAAGGTGGTATACAGAGTTATGGAAACTATAGAAGGATTAAGTTCATGAGCCATAACATGAAATTACggaaaaatgtgatagaaaggAGGCTGGGACAAGAGACACAATACCACTGAAGCTCCATACCTGTTAAGAAGAATGATGGAGATGTATCATAGTGATAAAAgagatctacatatggtgtttattgatttgaaaaaatgtACGATAGGGTACCAAGTGAGGTCTTATGAAAGGTTTTGGAAAGGAAGAGAGTAATgatcgcatatattcgtgcaattaaagacatgtataaTGGGGCTataactagtgtgaagactcaaagTGATGTGATAGATaaattttctattggtataggattataCCAGAGATCATTCTTAAGTCCATACTTTTTCACATTAGttttggaagtactcacagagtatatccaagagcctgtgccatggtgcatgctttttgtcgatgatatcgtccttatagAAGAGTTAAGGAAaaacctaaataagaagttggatttATAGAGAGAaactctagaagtgtatggtctgcgcataagccgtagcaagacgaaatatatggaatgtaaattCGACTGCCGAAGGAAAAACCCTAATACAAAAGTGacgattggagaaaacatcctacgaaaagttaaaagttttaagtaacTTTGGTGCATCATACAAGATAATGGAGGGATTAAATAAGATGTAAATTATAAGATCCAAGtaggtcaaaatggcggagtgcgtCTGGTTTTATATGTGGCAAAAAAGtgtctttaaaacttaaagtaaATTCTATTGCACTGCTATCAAACCGGCTATACTTTATGGTATAGAGTGTTGGGCGGGCGAaagggagcacgaacataagtatggtagagatgaagatgttgaggtagatgagtggtcatatgcgattggatagaataaggaacgaaaatataagagagagagttggagtatcacttattgtggaaaagatggtagaATCGCGTCTCATGTGGTTTGGACATTTGATAAGAAGACCGGCAGAGCACCCaatcaggagggtggatgagttGGAAGATAGAAAAGGGGTGAAAGGCAAAAGAAGACGTAGAAAGACCATCCATGAGCTCAATGGCGTTGTTTGATCCATGTAGCCGACCGCACCTAGTGGAACAAGACTTCGTTGTTTTTTtgttgttctcttctctttacaTCAAGTCATTTGTACTATTTGAACATTATTCATGCCTCTTCTGTTGAGCATTTCTAGAATGTAACTAGAAGGGTTAATGAAAGAGTGAATTTGAAATCAACTTTATTGTGATTAATAGTAGGAAATCTCCTTTTTGATTTACATTAGAAAAATTTGCTTTTTGCCCTTTTAGAGATATtggaataacaaaaaaatctacatatgatgtttatttatttggaaAAAGTATATGATAGGATACCAAGAGAGATTTTATGGAAGGTCTTCCAAAAAAAGAGGGTAAGGATTGTATAAATTTGTGCAATTAAGGATATGTACGACGAGATTACTACTAGTATGAAAACTCAGTCGTGTGACAAAGAAATTTTCTATTGGTGTAAGATTGCACCAAGGATCATCTCTATCTCTATATCTCTTCACATTGGTTTTGGATGTGCTTTCCAAGCATATCCAGGAACTAGTACCATGATGCATGTTTTTTGCCGATGACATCGTACTTATGGGAGAAACAATGAAAGATTTAAATCAGAAGTTAGAGTTGTGGAGAAGAGCTTAGAAGGGTATGGTTTGAGCATAAGCCGCAGTAAGTTGGTATATATGGAATTTAAGATTGGCAGGCCAGGAGGAAATAATAATATAGAAGTGAAAATTAGAGAAACCATTCTACAGTAAGGAAAATGTTTTAAGTATCTTGAATGTATGATATAGGATAATAAAGAAATTGAGGATGTAAAACATTGGATACAAGTGGGCTAGTCAAAGtagcggagtgcatctggttttatatgcgacaaaagagtacctttaaaatttaaagaaaaattttattgcACTTCCATTAGACCGGTTATGTTATATGAAATAGAGTGTTGGGTGGCAAAGAATGAGTATGAACATAAGTTAAGCGTGACAGAGATGAGGAGGTTGGAATGGATGAACGGTTACACACGTATGGACAAAATaaagaatgaagatataagagaGAATGTTGGAGTAACGCTTATTGTAGAAAAGATGGTAAAACctcgtctcaggtggtttggataTGTGGGAAGAAGTCAATAAAGCACCCAGTTAAAGAGgtagatgagatggaagatgaacAGATGACGAATAGAAGATGAACAGGTGACGAATAGTAGAGGAAGACTTAAAAGGACTTATACATGAAGTGGTCAAAGGAGATCTACATGCAACAATTTCActatagacatgatacatgataggGCGCAACGACATCATTTAATCCATATAGTTGACTCTATCTAATGGAATGagattttgttgttattgttgctgCTATTGCTTTTTTACAAACTACATTTCGATCTTACGTACTTGCATTGGGAAAAAGTCAAGATTCTGTTCTTAACACAATAAGTTTTGGGGACTAGACCTTGATTAATAGGCCTTGGAAAGGGATTCAATTGAGTTGGTTGGTGAAGAAGAGCATAAGAGAGAGCATTAGAGAGATAGAAAGGGAAGTTGAAATATCAGTAGTTGACGGTCTAGGAGAAGGGGGTATTTTAAGACCAAGAAATTCAAGTGTGTTGATTAACACGTGTATATACAAATTTTGTACAATAGTACTGCTTTCGTCTTGATCTATTGCTAGTTTGAAGGTTCTTGCTTTATGGTTTACACTGAAGCTAAATTAACAAATATACAAGGCCTAATATTATTccaattcctttttctttttctataactAGAGAAGTTGACTCAAGTTTTGGAAGCTGAGCGAAACTCGCAAGAAATGTCAGAGCAACTGCCATTTCACTATGTAGAAATTTCTAGACTTCTGTTTGACCAGTAAGTCCAGAGTTTAAGAGACATTGCTCTTCTCATAAGAAAAAGAGACATTATTCTGTTTACCATTTTTCTCTTATTACATTAACTAACgtcttttcaaattttagtgCAAATGATGACATCTCGGATGCATATATGGTGAGTATAAAAATGGTCCTCTTGTGGAAATATGTCCTGGGTTTTTTTCAGATGCTTTACCTTATTATTTTCTATACAGGTGAGATCTCTAATTGAGGACATCAGAGATGTACGATTTCATAAGGTTGAAACTGACCTGGAGGCATTCAATGGTCGCACAATTGCTGTTaaggtaaatatttttaattttttcttttgcattagGTAAATTTGATTCACTGATAGTTGTTTACAATACCAGTGTTCCTACCATATGTAATCAAGTGGTTCCTTCTTGTTGATTACATTAGAATTTTGTACTAACTGAagttctttttttataatttctttcATGAAAGTAGAGTTTCgttcataagaaaaaaaattacaaagaatAATGGTGTGACCACGTTAGTCTATAATGGTGTGATGGGTTAGTTGATGGAAAAGGACTGAATGACTAATATGGTACACTTTTGCTAATCTCAAGAATGTAAATTGGTGTGATTGGGGTCTCGAGGACTATTTTAGTGCACGCAACCAATCTGAGGGACTATTTTGGACCTTGACTCTCTCATAATAGGTCTTTGTATTTCTTGCTGGCAATGCACAACATAATTCTTCATTTATTGTAGATAAAAAATTTGTCTGCCATGGAAGTGAATATCGTCGACCGCAAGTTGTCCAAAATGCCCCAAGGGTATGTTTGTTATCTCTGTACTTTAGCAATGTACATTTTCATTACATGATAAGTCATGTAATGCTGTAGATACCTTTTAATTCcctaattcattttttaaatcattGATGAAAATTCAACATGACAAGCAGAAAAATACGTTTTGGActatcatatgcattgatgggTTTTAATGCTACTGATATTTGCTTTTGCAGAGGCAACTGCGAAGATAAGGTACTTACAGCTGGATCTGTGCTGCTGAATTCTTTGTACTAGGGTAGCTTGCGAGTTGAGACCTGAGTTCTCAATAATCAGGAAGATATGACGTTTCCTTATTTCTCATAAGTTACACACACACGTTGCATGTAGTTTTGTGT
This portion of the Arachis duranensis cultivar V14167 chromosome 6, aradu.V14167.gnm2.J7QH, whole genome shotgun sequence genome encodes:
- the LOC107494804 gene encoding DNA replication complex GINS protein PSF2; translation: MAGQSDPELSLFSAEELEFIAEDEIVDIVPNLKMGPLNFISGDFGPFIPQIVAQVPLWLAVALKKRGKCSICPPQWMCVEKLTQVLEAERNSQEMSEQLPFHYVEISRLLFDHANDDISDAYMVRSLIEDIRDVRFHKVETDLEAFNGRTIAVKIKNLSAMEVNIVDRKLSKMPQGGNCEDKVLTAGSVLLNSLY